The Mucilaginibacter terrenus genome has a segment encoding these proteins:
- a CDS encoding cytidine deaminase, which produces MKKHEIKIAFKEYDSLEELSATDLNLCNEAVKALATSHSPYSKFKVGVALLLKSGKILYASNQENVAYPSGLCAERVALFNWGANHANDPVVSMAVTAHTDEFELLKPVTSCGACLQVMAEVEKKQNSALKVLLYCIDGPVWVIDGVQSMMPFMFFEERLTQTV; this is translated from the coding sequence ATGAAAAAACACGAAATAAAAATAGCCTTCAAAGAATACGATTCACTCGAAGAATTAAGTGCAACTGACCTAAACCTGTGTAACGAAGCGGTAAAAGCTTTGGCTACATCTCATTCTCCTTATTCGAAATTTAAGGTTGGAGTAGCGCTGCTGCTAAAAAGCGGAAAAATTCTATACGCCAGCAATCAGGAAAACGTGGCTTATCCGTCGGGGCTTTGTGCTGAACGGGTGGCATTGTTTAACTGGGGAGCCAACCACGCTAATGACCCGGTGGTGAGCATGGCTGTTACTGCCCACACAGATGAGTTTGAACTATTAAAGCCCGTAACCTCATGCGGCGCATGCCTGCAGGTAATGGCGGAAGTAGAAAAAAAGCAGAACAGCGCTTTAAAAGTATTGTTGTATTGTATAGATGGCCCGGTATGGGTGATAGACGGCGTACAAAGTATGATGCCGTTTATGTTTTTTGAAGAACGCCTAACACAAACTGTATGA
- a CDS encoding DNA topoisomerase IV subunit B, producing the protein MAENINYNDDSIRSLDWKEHIRLRPGMYIGKLGDGSAYDDGVYVLLKEIVDNSIDEFVMGSGKTIEVNMSDHKVAVRDYGRGIPLGKVIDCVSKINTGGKYDSKAFQKSVGLNGVGTKAVNALSSTFTVQSYRDGRTKIAEFEKGELVRDEAEKETSQRNGTAINFIPDDSIFRNYRFIPEFVENMIWNYVFLNSGLTINFNGKKYLSERGLYDLLSRNADAENLRYPIIHLKGEDIEIAMTHGQSYGEEYYSFVNGQHTTQGGTHQAAFREAVVKTIREFYKKEFDASDIRASIVAAIAIKVQEPVFESQTKTKLGSQNVGPEGPSVRGFINDFLKKELDNYLHKNPATADALLKRILQSERERKDIAGIKKLANDRAKKASLHNRKLRDCKLHFDDNHERKQDTTLFITEGDSASGSITKSRDVMTQAVFSLKGKPLNCFGLTKKVVYENEEFNLLQHALNIEDGIDGLRYNNIVIATDADVDGMHIRLLLMTFFLQFFPDLVKAGHVSILQTPLFRVRNKKETIYCYSDEERRNAIAKLGNKPEITRFKGLGEISPEEFGLFIGKDMRLDPVFLKDANIKNLLEYFMGKNTPTRQQHIVNNLRVEKDDETVNPVLAEKNEEVALAVAV; encoded by the coding sequence ATGGCAGAGAATATAAATTATAACGACGATAGTATCCGTTCGCTCGACTGGAAAGAGCACATTCGCCTGCGCCCCGGCATGTACATTGGTAAACTGGGCGACGGCTCAGCTTATGACGACGGCGTATATGTGTTGCTGAAGGAGATTGTTGACAATTCCATAGACGAGTTTGTGATGGGATCCGGTAAGACTATTGAGGTGAACATGAGCGACCACAAAGTTGCAGTGCGCGATTACGGCCGTGGCATACCATTGGGAAAGGTGATAGATTGCGTATCTAAAATAAACACCGGCGGTAAGTATGACAGCAAGGCCTTCCAAAAGTCTGTTGGTTTGAATGGTGTGGGTACCAAAGCAGTTAATGCGCTTTCTTCAACTTTTACAGTACAGTCTTACCGAGACGGCCGTACTAAAATTGCCGAATTTGAAAAAGGTGAGCTAGTGCGCGACGAGGCCGAAAAGGAAACCTCTCAACGCAATGGCACTGCGATCAACTTTATTCCTGATGATTCTATTTTCCGTAACTACCGGTTCATACCAGAGTTTGTAGAGAATATGATCTGGAACTACGTGTTCCTGAATTCCGGCCTTACCATCAATTTCAATGGTAAAAAGTACCTGTCAGAACGTGGCCTGTACGACCTCCTTTCCCGCAATGCGGATGCGGAGAACTTACGGTACCCTATCATCCACCTGAAAGGTGAAGATATAGAAATAGCGATGACGCATGGTCAGTCGTACGGCGAAGAGTATTACTCATTTGTAAACGGTCAGCATACTACCCAGGGCGGTACCCACCAGGCCGCGTTCCGGGAAGCGGTAGTTAAAACCATTCGTGAGTTCTACAAAAAAGAGTTTGATGCATCAGATATCCGCGCTTCAATAGTTGCAGCCATAGCAATTAAGGTTCAGGAGCCTGTTTTTGAATCGCAAACAAAAACCAAGCTGGGTTCACAAAACGTAGGACCCGAAGGGCCCTCGGTACGTGGTTTTATTAACGACTTCTTGAAAAAAGAGCTTGATAACTACTTGCACAAAAACCCGGCAACAGCAGATGCCCTGCTGAAAAGGATATTACAATCTGAACGTGAACGTAAGGACATTGCCGGCATTAAAAAACTTGCAAACGATCGTGCTAAAAAGGCGTCGCTACACAACCGTAAGCTACGCGATTGCAAGCTGCACTTTGACGACAATCACGAACGCAAACAGGATACCACGCTGTTCATCACAGAAGGTGACTCGGCCAGCGGATCGATCACTAAGTCACGTGATGTGATGACACAAGCCGTATTTAGTTTAAAAGGAAAGCCGCTAAATTGCTTTGGGCTAACCAAAAAGGTGGTTTACGAGAACGAAGAATTTAATCTGCTGCAGCATGCGCTGAACATTGAGGATGGTATAGACGGGCTTAGGTACAACAATATTGTAATAGCTACAGATGCCGATGTGGATGGTATGCACATCAGGCTGTTGCTTATGACTTTTTTCCTGCAGTTTTTCCCCGACCTGGTGAAAGCAGGCCATGTTTCTATCCTGCAAACGCCTTTGTTTAGGGTGCGGAATAAGAAAGAAACAATTTACTGCTACAGCGACGAAGAACGCCGTAATGCCATTGCGAAACTGGGCAACAAGCCGGAGATAACGCGCTTTAAAGGTTTGGGCGAGATATCTCCCGAGGAGTTCGGATTGTTTATTGGTAAGGACATGCGCCTTGACCCGGTTTTCCTGAAGGATGCTAACATCAAGAACCTGCTGGAATACTTTATGGGCAAAAATACGCCTACCCGACAGCAGCATATCGTAAACAACCTGAGGGTAGAAAAGGACGACGAGACAGTAAATCCGGTGCTGGCAGAGAAGAATGAAGAAGTGGCACTGGCAGTAGCGGTGTGA